The Thermoanaerobaculia bacterium genome contains the following window.
CACCGCCCGTCAGAGGAACCGAAAGCCCGGCCATTCTATAGAAAGGGAGCCGCTCTTCCAAAAGACGCCTCGCCTGGGCGGCGTCGCCCAAGAGCGGGCGGTCCGCCTTGGCGGGAACGCGCGATACGAGGACCTCGAACGGAACGTCGAGGAAGATCGACACGCCCTCGCGCAGGATCACCCGCCGATTCGCCTCGGCGGCGAAGGTTCCCCCTCCCGCCGCGAAGACTCCGCACGGGATCGCGAGCGAGCCTTCGACGTACGCGCGCTCGCGCCGGCGGAACTCGGCCTCCCCTTCCGTCTCGAAGATCGCCCGGACGGGCTTGCCCGATGCCGCTTCGATCTCCGCGTCGAGATCGAAGAAGGGCAGGTCCAGGCGGCCCGCGAGGATCCGTCCGATCGTCGTCTTGCCCGAGCCCATGAAGCCGACGAGCCAGATCTTCCTCGGCAGGAACCGCCGCCGCGCGATGGCGACCGCCCGCCGCGCCCGCTCCGCCGCGTCGGGGCCGTTCACCGCGCCGATCATCGCCGCGGCGTCGGCGCCCGCGTCCCAGACGCTCTCGAGGCGGTCGAGCGCGATGCCGCCGATCGCGACGAGCGGCTTCGTCCGCCCGGCGGCGACCCGGCGCAGCGCCTCGAGCCCGACCGCCGGCCGTCCGCTTTTGACCGGCGTGGCGAACACGGGGCCGAACGCGACGTAGTCGCAGGCCGGATCGGCGAAGGCCCGGGCCGCGGCCTCGCCGTCGTGCGTCGACACGCCGATCGCGGCGTCGGGCCCGAGGATCGCCCGGGCGTCCGCCGCCGGCAGGTCGTCCTCCCCGAGGTGGACGCCGCACGCCACGATCTTCGCGACGTCGGCCCGGTCGTCGACGAAGAGGCGGGATCCCGCTCCCCGCGCGATCTCCGCCGCCGCGGCGGTCTCGCGCAGGAGCCGGCCG
Protein-coding sequences here:
- the thiE gene encoding thiamine phosphate synthase, with the translated sequence MISRGFPPLYAITDRKTTGVCAAENARIFVEAGIRSVQIREKDLADGRLLRETAAAAEIARGAGSRLFVDDRADVAKIVACGVHLGEDDLPAADARAILGPDAAIGVSTHDGEAAARAFADPACDYVAFGPVFATPVKSGRPAVGLEALRRVAAGRTKPLVAIGGIALDRLESVWDAGADAAAMIGAVNGPDAAERARRAVAIARRRFLPRKIWLVGFMGSGKTTIGRILAGRLDLPFFDLDAEIEAASGKPVRAIFETEGEAEFRRRERAYVEGSLAIPCGVFAAGGGTFAAEANRRVILREGVSIFLDVPFEVLVSRVPAKADRPLLGDAAQARRLLEERLPFYRMAGLSVPLTGGETPEHSAEELLRRLEERTCVI